Proteins from a genomic interval of Thermodesulfobacteriota bacterium:
- the hemL gene encoding glutamate-1-semialdehyde 2,1-aminomutase, with product MGTARSMQLLKKAEKLIPGGVDSPVRAFKAVGGKPLFIKRAKGSKIYDADNNAYIDYVGSWGPMILGHAEAKVTAAIKKAVDRGTSYGAPTDLEVELAELVTGAFPSMDMVRFVNSGTEATMSAIRLARAHTGRDRIVKFEGCYHGHSDGLLVKAGSGAATFGVPDSPGVPEDIAKNTYNAVFNDLRSVRRIFEKDPKGVACVIVEGSPGNMGVVKPKAGFMEGLRVLTRTYGAVFIMDEVMSGFRLCYGGAQTVHNIAPDMTCLGKVIGGGLPVGAFGGKREIMEKLAPVGPVYQAGTLSGNPLAMTAGIETLKQLQKKGVYEKLIETTDTLCDGIREAAKARGVECRVASAGSMFTVFFSDKQVKSYKDAKGCDMEKFSNYFGRMLKHGVYLPPSQFEAAFVSLAHTKADITKTLEAVDKSFKGL from the coding sequence ATGGGTACGGCCAGGTCCATGCAGCTTCTTAAAAAGGCGGAAAAACTTATCCCCGGCGGGGTGGATTCGCCCGTTCGGGCCTTTAAGGCCGTCGGTGGGAAGCCGCTCTTCATAAAGAGGGCCAAGGGCTCGAAAATCTACGATGCGGACAACAACGCCTATATAGACTACGTGGGGAGTTGGGGGCCGATGATTCTCGGCCATGCGGAGGCTAAAGTGACGGCCGCTATTAAGAAGGCCGTCGACAGGGGCACCAGCTACGGCGCGCCAACGGATCTCGAGGTCGAGCTCGCCGAGCTTGTCACGGGGGCCTTCCCGTCCATGGACATGGTGAGGTTCGTGAACTCCGGCACCGAGGCCACGATGAGCGCCATAAGGCTCGCCCGCGCCCATACCGGCAGGGACAGGATCGTAAAGTTCGAGGGCTGCTACCACGGCCACTCCGACGGTCTGCTCGTTAAGGCCGGGAGCGGGGCGGCCACCTTCGGGGTGCCGGACAGCCCCGGCGTACCCGAAGACATAGCGAAGAACACCTATAACGCGGTCTTTAACGACCTCCGCTCGGTCAGGAGGATATTCGAGAAGGACCCCAAGGGGGTGGCCTGCGTGATAGTCGAGGGCTCGCCCGGGAACATGGGGGTGGTCAAGCCCAAGGCTGGCTTCATGGAGGGACTCAGGGTGCTGACGAGAACCTACGGGGCCGTATTCATAATGGACGAGGTCATGAGCGGCTTCAGGCTCTGCTACGGAGGGGCGCAGACGGTGCACAACATAGCGCCCGACATGACGTGTCTGGGGAAGGTCATAGGCGGGGGGCTCCCGGTGGGCGCCTTCGGAGGAAAGAGGGAGATAATGGAGAAACTCGCGCCGGTCGGGCCGGTCTACCAGGCCGGTACGCTCTCGGGGAACCCGCTTGCCATGACCGCGGGCATAGAGACCCTCAAGCAGCTCCAGAAGAAGGGCGTATATGAAAAACTTATCGAGACCACGGACACCCTATGCGACGGCATAAGGGAGGCCGCCAAGGCGAGGGGTGTCGAGTGTCGGGTGGCGAGCGCCGGGAGCATGTTTACGGTATTCTTCAGCGACAAGCAGGTAAAGAGCTATAAGGACGCGAAAGGCTGCGATATGGAGAAGTTCTCGAACTACTTCGGGCGCATGTTAAAGCACGGCGTCTACCTGCCGCCGAGCCAGTTCGAGGCCGCGTTCGTGAGCCTCGCCCACACAAAGGCCGACATCACAAAGACGCTGGAGGCCGTGGATAAGAGTTTTAAAGGACTGTAG